A genomic window from Gemmatimonadota bacterium includes:
- a CDS encoding ATP-dependent endonuclease, with the protein MNIREIRVKNFRSLRDATLSCDRLTAIVGRNGTGKSSFLRALELFYDQSAMATRDDFYNGDIDQDISITVTFSDLTPDALRLFSSYVDKGTLSVTGVFSGEQGRNNGKYHGTRLKNKDFVPVRNAGGLLAVRTAYRKLQADQPEKYGSLPPVTRGDDALAALEDWENRHPQACSPALDEGQFFGFKGGGKGYLGKHTTFIRIPAVRDALSDATEARGSSMTQLMDKVVRGTLASRADVMSFEAEVKARYVTLFDSSNLEELQGLESQLAATLGQYAPNAGITLDWSQLDGPQIPMPQAQVKLSEDGYESAVGRAGHGLQRAFILTALQHLVATQVADPSEKASGESGEATSDAGSDDLPSLVLAIEEPELYQHPSRQRHMASVLYDLAMGSIPGVAKRTQVLYTTHAPLFVGLDRVDQIRLLRKRSHQPTQPPITMVHATSLTQVAEELWSISDRKGVKYTAETLRPRMQVLMTPWMNEGFFADVVVLVEGEGDRSALLAVGELEGHDMESMGICVVPCGGKRSLDRPTVVFRELGIPTYVIWDNDNGSRDARPGDNRHLLRLVEAEEQDWPAGVWDTHAALDGNLERVLKREISERVFEDLLSDRRDEFGMKKKQALKNPFILRSIIRDAHAKGLRSRTLSDIVNAIVQIHPMHGDRGREFGP; encoded by the coding sequence ATGAACATCCGGGAAATACGGGTCAAGAACTTCCGTTCCTTGCGCGATGCCACACTATCGTGCGACCGCCTCACGGCGATAGTTGGCCGAAACGGCACGGGGAAGTCGTCGTTTCTTCGGGCGCTAGAGCTATTCTATGACCAATCCGCGATGGCGACTCGTGACGACTTCTACAACGGCGACATCGATCAGGACATTTCCATTACCGTAACGTTCTCGGACCTCACGCCCGACGCGCTTCGTCTGTTCTCTTCGTACGTGGACAAAGGTACGCTCTCCGTCACGGGAGTGTTCTCCGGCGAGCAGGGGAGGAACAACGGGAAGTATCACGGTACCCGTCTGAAAAATAAGGATTTTGTTCCCGTCCGAAACGCTGGGGGATTGCTAGCGGTTAGGACCGCGTACAGGAAGCTCCAGGCGGATCAGCCCGAGAAATACGGATCACTACCGCCGGTCACGAGGGGAGACGATGCCCTGGCCGCGCTCGAAGATTGGGAGAATCGGCATCCGCAGGCGTGCAGCCCGGCCCTCGACGAGGGTCAGTTCTTTGGTTTCAAAGGTGGTGGGAAGGGATACCTGGGGAAGCACACCACGTTCATTCGCATTCCGGCCGTCCGTGATGCGCTGTCCGATGCCACGGAGGCACGAGGCTCGTCCATGACACAGCTCATGGACAAGGTCGTGCGCGGAACCCTCGCGTCACGAGCCGACGTGATGAGCTTCGAAGCAGAGGTAAAGGCTCGGTACGTAACGCTATTCGATTCCTCGAACCTGGAGGAGCTACAGGGCTTGGAGTCGCAGCTGGCTGCGACGCTGGGTCAGTATGCCCCCAACGCGGGGATCACTCTGGACTGGTCACAGCTCGATGGACCGCAGATTCCGATGCCGCAGGCGCAGGTGAAGCTGTCGGAGGACGGGTATGAGTCGGCGGTGGGCCGAGCCGGACATGGCCTTCAAAGAGCCTTCATTCTTACGGCGCTGCAGCATCTTGTGGCAACGCAAGTTGCTGATCCGAGCGAGAAGGCCAGTGGAGAATCGGGGGAGGCCACGTCCGATGCAGGCAGCGACGATCTTCCCAGTCTCGTCCTCGCCATCGAAGAACCCGAGCTGTACCAACACCCCAGCCGTCAGCGCCACATGGCGTCGGTGTTGTACGATTTGGCCATGGGTTCCATCCCAGGCGTCGCAAAACGGACTCAAGTCCTCTACACGACCCACGCGCCCCTCTTCGTAGGGCTCGACCGGGTCGATCAGATAAGGCTCCTCAGAAAGCGGAGTCACCAACCGACGCAACCGCCGATCACGATGGTTCACGCCACAAGCCTGACACAGGTCGCGGAGGAACTCTGGAGCATTTCGGATCGGAAGGGAGTCAAGTACACGGCCGAGACGCTCCGGCCCCGTATGCAAGTCCTTATGACGCCGTGGATGAACGAAGGGTTCTTCGCGGATGTTGTCGTGCTAGTAGAAGGAGAAGGCGATCGCTCGGCGCTACTCGCCGTCGGGGAACTGGAGGGCCACGACATGGAATCGATGGGGATCTGCGTCGTACCGTGTGGCGGCAAGCGGAGCCTGGATCGACCGACCGTCGTGTTCCGAGAGTTGGGTATTCCCACCTACGTGATCTGGGACAACGACAATGGTAGTCGCGATGCGAGGCCTGGAGACAACAGGCACCTGCTGCGGCTTGTCGAAGCCGAGGAGCAGGATTGGCCTGCGGGTGTCTGGGACACGCACGCCGCCTTGGACGGAAATCTCGAACGCGTGCTGAAGCGAGAGATATCGGAGAGGGTCTTTGAAGACCTACTCAGTGACCGACGGGATGAGTTCGGGATGAAGAAAAAACAGGCGCTGAAGAACCCGTTCATCCTGCGCTCAATCATCAGGGACGCGCACGCCAAGGGGCTACGGAGTCGCACGCTGAGCGACATCGTGAACGCGATCGTCCAGATCCATCCCATGCACGGAGATCGAGGGCGAGAGTTCGGCCCGTAG
- a CDS encoding KTSC domain-containing protein — MKRQHVTSSNISSVGYDASDGTLEVKFHGGSIYQYSDVPVSVYRGLLDAPSKGSYFQAHIRTAYPYRRLR; from the coding sequence ATGAAACGACAACACGTTACTTCGAGCAACATCTCTTCCGTCGGATACGACGCATCGGATGGGACGCTGGAGGTGAAATTCCACGGTGGGAGCATCTATCAATACTCTGATGTACCAGTTTCGGTCTATCGGGGCCTGCTCGACGCGCCATCGAAGGGTTCATACTTCCAAGCCCACATCCGGACTGCCTACCCGTATCGCCGACTTAGATAG